A genome region from Erigeron canadensis isolate Cc75 chromosome 3, C_canadensis_v1, whole genome shotgun sequence includes the following:
- the LOC122594607 gene encoding uncharacterized protein LOC122594607 isoform X2: MLVKDKHNYLKLDEVITCYYHKMSSEYWFHMIIKATEEEHSDSYATKVRVLTNDGRITLCRFFLPDQAREGKRQKIPFSATYKCLLCINGWSNPALCYRATGLIRRNAREGYDFYSPFGIDRLWI, from the exons ATG CTTGTTAAGGACAAACACAACTACCTCAAACTGGATGAGGTTATTACTTGCTACTACCATAAGATGTCCTCTGAATATTGGTTCCACATGATCATAAAGGCAACCGAAGAAGAGCATTCTGATTCCTATGCAACCAAAGTTCGAGTCTTAACTAATGACGGCAGGATAACATTGTGCAGGTTTTTTCTTCCAGATCAGGCACGAGAGG GTAAAAGACAAAAGATACCATTCTCCGCGACTTATAAAT GTCTACTATGCATAAATGGCTGGTCTAATCCCGCATTGTGCTACCGAGCTACTGGGCTGATTCGTAGGAATGCTCGTGAGGGTTATGACTTTTACAGCCCATTTGGCATTGACCG
- the LOC122594607 gene encoding uncharacterized protein LOC122594607 isoform X1, with translation MQLVKDKHNYLKLDEVITCYYHKMSSEYWFHMIIKATEEEHSDSYATKVRVLTNDGRITLCRFFLPDQAREGKRQKIPFSATYKCLLCINGWSNPALCYRATGLIRRNAREGYDFYSPFGIDRLWI, from the exons ATG CAGCTTGTTAAGGACAAACACAACTACCTCAAACTGGATGAGGTTATTACTTGCTACTACCATAAGATGTCCTCTGAATATTGGTTCCACATGATCATAAAGGCAACCGAAGAAGAGCATTCTGATTCCTATGCAACCAAAGTTCGAGTCTTAACTAATGACGGCAGGATAACATTGTGCAGGTTTTTTCTTCCAGATCAGGCACGAGAGG GTAAAAGACAAAAGATACCATTCTCCGCGACTTATAAAT GTCTACTATGCATAAATGGCTGGTCTAATCCCGCATTGTGCTACCGAGCTACTGGGCTGATTCGTAGGAATGCTCGTGAGGGTTATGACTTTTACAGCCCATTTGGCATTGACCG